In one Brassica oleracea var. oleracea cultivar TO1000 chromosome C9, BOL, whole genome shotgun sequence genomic region, the following are encoded:
- the LOC106313060 gene encoding PHD finger protein ALFIN-LIKE 6 isoform X1, translated as MEVITHPTPRTVDEVFTDLRGRRAGLIKALTTDMVKFYQTCDPEKENLCLYGLPNETWEVNLPVEEVPPELPEPALGINFARDGMQEKDWVSLVAVHSDSWLLSVAFYFGARFGFGKNERKKLFQMINELPTIFEIVTGNAKQSKDLSGNNNTSSKSKSNGLKVPKMSSPPPKEEDESEDEDEDDEQGAVCGACGDSDGTDEFWICCDACEKWFHGKCVKITPAKAEHIKHYKCPSCSNKRARP; from the exons ATGGAGGTAATCACTCATCCAACACCTCGAACTGTCGATGAGGTCTTTACTGACTTAAGAGGTCGACGAGCTGGTCTTATCAAGGCTCTCACCACCG ATATGGTGAAGTTTTACCAAACGTGTGATCCTG AGAAAGAGAACTTGTGCCTCTATGGACTTCCTAATGAGACATGGGAGGTTAATCTTCCCGTCGAGGAAGTTCCTCCTGAGCTTCCTGAACCTGCTTTAGGCATCAATTTCGCTAGAGACGGGATGCAAGAAAAGGACTGGGTGTCTCTGGTCGCTGTTCACAGTGATTCCTGGCTGCTTTCTGTTGCCTTCTACTTTGGTGCACGTTTTGGGTTTGGTAAGAATGAGAG GAAGAAGCTCTTCCAGATGATAAACGAGCTCCCAACCATTTTCGAGATTGTAACGGGCAATGCAAAGCAATCCAAGGATCTATCTGGTAACAACAACACCAGTAGCAAAAGCAAATCCAACGGCTTGAAG GTACCAAAGATGTCATCTCCACCGCCTAAAGAAGAAGATGAGAGTGAGGACGAGGATGAAGACGATGAACAAGGTGCGGTGTGTGGCGCCTGTGGAGACAGTGACGGTACAGATGAGTTCTGGATCTGCTGTGACGCCTGCGAGAAGTGGTTCCATGGGAAATGTGTGAAGATAACACCTGCTAAGGCAGAACACATCAAGCACTACAAATGCCCAAGCTGCAGTAACAAGAGAGCCAGGCCTTGA
- the LOC106313060 gene encoding PHD finger protein ALFIN-LIKE 6 isoform X2, translating to MVKFYQTCDPEKENLCLYGLPNETWEVNLPVEEVPPELPEPALGINFARDGMQEKDWVSLVAVHSDSWLLSVAFYFGARFGFGKNERKKLFQMINELPTIFEIVTGNAKQSKDLSGNNNTSSKSKSNGLKVPKMSSPPPKEEDESEDEDEDDEQGAVCGACGDSDGTDEFWICCDACEKWFHGKCVKITPAKAEHIKHYKCPSCSNKRARP from the exons ATGGTGAAGTTTTACCAAACGTGTGATCCTG AGAAAGAGAACTTGTGCCTCTATGGACTTCCTAATGAGACATGGGAGGTTAATCTTCCCGTCGAGGAAGTTCCTCCTGAGCTTCCTGAACCTGCTTTAGGCATCAATTTCGCTAGAGACGGGATGCAAGAAAAGGACTGGGTGTCTCTGGTCGCTGTTCACAGTGATTCCTGGCTGCTTTCTGTTGCCTTCTACTTTGGTGCACGTTTTGGGTTTGGTAAGAATGAGAG GAAGAAGCTCTTCCAGATGATAAACGAGCTCCCAACCATTTTCGAGATTGTAACGGGCAATGCAAAGCAATCCAAGGATCTATCTGGTAACAACAACACCAGTAGCAAAAGCAAATCCAACGGCTTGAAG GTACCAAAGATGTCATCTCCACCGCCTAAAGAAGAAGATGAGAGTGAGGACGAGGATGAAGACGATGAACAAGGTGCGGTGTGTGGCGCCTGTGGAGACAGTGACGGTACAGATGAGTTCTGGATCTGCTGTGACGCCTGCGAGAAGTGGTTCCATGGGAAATGTGTGAAGATAACACCTGCTAAGGCAGAACACATCAAGCACTACAAATGCCCAAGCTGCAGTAACAAGAGAGCCAGGCCTTGA
- the LOC106314563 gene encoding uncharacterized protein LOC106314563, with product MIKIMKLFALTMVVTLLLLASGLAQARTEPIQTDSNPIHIPPSFPTEPFPPPKPNQDEKISVEQFPIPIPKNCPPGFPGCPPASS from the coding sequence ATGATTAAGATCATGAAGCTCTTTGCACTAACAATGGTAGTTACACTGCTTCTTCTTGCATCTGGTCTTGCCCAAGCTAGGACCGAGCCTATTCAAACCGACTCTAATCCAATCCATATACCACCCTCCTTCCCAACCGAGCCATTTCCTCCTCCAAAACCAAACCAGGATGAAAAGATATCAGTGGAGCAGTTCCCAATCCCAATTCCAAAAAATTGTCCGCCGGGCTTCCCTGGATGCCCACCAGCAAGTTCTTAA